The Glycine soja cultivar W05 chromosome 3, ASM419377v2, whole genome shotgun sequence genome window below encodes:
- the LOC114406099 gene encoding receptor-like protein 7, whose translation MRITLVSVLSFFLCHLIYLSIYISVTAGKCLEDQQLLLFQLKSNLTFNPENSSKLRLWNQSVECCDWSGVSCDDEGRVIGLDLGGEFISGGFDDSSVIFSLQHLQELNLASNNFNSVIPSGFNKLDKLTYLNLSYAGFVGQIPIEISQLTRLVTLDISCLSYLTGQELKLENPNLQKLVQNLTSIRQLYLDGVSIKVPGHEWCSAFLLLRDLQELSMSHCNLSGPLDPSLATLKNLSVIVLDQNNLSSPVPDTFSHLKNLTILSLVYCGLHGTFPQGIFSIGSLSVIDISFNYNLQGVFPDFPRNGSLQILRVSNTSFSGAFPNSIGSMRNLFELDFSYCQFNGTLPNSLSNLTELSYLDLSFNNFTGQMPSLGRAKNLKHLDLSHNGLSGAIPSSHFEGLDNLVSIGLGYNSINGSIPSSLFTLTRLQRILLSYNQFGQLDEVTNVSSSKLNTLDLSSNRLSGSFPTFILQLEALSILQLSSNKFNGSMHLDNILVLRNLTTLDLSYNNLSVKVNVTNVGSSSFPSISNLKLASCNLKTFPGFLRNQSRLTTLDLSDNHIQGTVPNWIWKLQILESLNISHNLLTHLEGPFQNLSSHLLYLDLHQNKLQGPIPVFPRNMLYLDLSSNKFSSIIPPDFGNYMSFTFFLSLSNNTLSGSIPDSLCNALYLEVLDLSNNNFSGTIPSCLMTVSENLGVLNLRKNNLTGLIPDKFSASCALRTLDLHHNKLDGKIPKSLSNCTTLEVLDFGKNEIKDVFPCLLKNITTLRVLVLRQNKFYGQIGCPKTNGTWHRLQIVDLAINNFNGKLPANCFTRWEAMMSDENLAESKAHHIQYQFLQFGSQIYYQDSVTVTIKGNRMDLVKILTVFTSIDFSSNHFEGEIPKELFDFKALYILNLSNNAFSGQIPPSIGNLMELESLDLSNNSLEGNIPTELATVSFLSFLNLSLNHLFGKIPTGTQIQSFQETSFIGNKGLCGPPLTANCTSNTSPATTESVVEYDWQYIVTGVGFGVGSGVAVATLMIWERGRKWSNDTIDKCLMQVFPLFGLAYTPIEDDDAEANNDDSSEEEEEEEDYLDYPSFRGRYCVFCSKLDISMKKVIHDPTCTCYPSSSASNSSHSSKSFSP comes from the coding sequence ATGAGAATTACATTAGTTTCagtgctttctttctttctctgtcACTTGATATATCTTAGTATCTACATTTCTGTCACTGCTGGGAAATGTCTCGAGGATCAACAATTGCTGCTGTTTCAACTGAAGAGCAACCTCACATTCAACCCTGAAAATTCCAGCAAACTCAGGTTGTGGAATCAAAGCGTTGAGTGCTGTGATTGGAGCGGTGTAAGCTGTGATGATGAGGGACGTGTCATTGGCCTTGACCTGGGTGGAGAATTCATCAGTGGTGGATTTGATGATTCAAGTGTTATTTTCAGTCTTCAACATCTCCAGGAATTGAATTTGGCTTCTAATAATTTCAATTCTGTCATCCCATCTGGATTTAACAAGTTGGACAAGTTGACTTATCTGAATTTGTCATATGCGGGCTTTGTGGGGCAGATTCCAATAGAGATTTCTCAGCTGACAAGGTTGGTTACTCTTGATATTTCTTGTCTTTCCTACTTAACTGGGCAAGAGCTGAAACTAGAGAACCCAAATCTACAAAAGCTTGTCCAAAATCTCACCAGTATTAGGCAACTGTATCTGGATGGAGTAAGTATAAAAGTTCCAGGACATGAATGGTGCAGTGCCTTCTTGTTGCTGCGTGACCTGCAAGAACTTAGCATGTCACATTGCAATCTCTCAGGACCTTTGGATCCTTCCCTGGCAACTCTTAAGAATTTATCAGTCATtgttcttgatcaaaacaatttATCATCCCCCGTGCCAGACACATTTTCCCATTTGAAAAATCTGACCATCTTAAGTCTTGTTTATTGTGGGTTGCATGGAACATTTCCACAGGGGATATTCAGCATTGGATCATTGTCAGTCATTGACATATCGTTCAACTATAATCTCCAAGGTGTCTTTCCAGACTTCCCACGGAATGGATCTCTTCAGATTTTAAGAGTAAGTAACACAAGCTTCTCTGGAGCATTTCCAAACTCTATTGGTAGCATGAGGAACTTATTTGAATTGGATTTTTCCTATTGTCAATTTAATGGAACACTTCCCAATTCACTGTCAAACCTCACAGAACTCAGTTACCTGGACTTGTCATTTAACAACTTCACAGGTCAAATGCCATCACTTGGTAGGGCAAAAAATCTCAAGCACTTAGACCTTTCTCATAATGGTTTGAGTGGTGCAATTCCATCATCTCACTTTGAAGGACTGGATAATCTTGTCAGCATTGGCTTGGGTTATAACTCAATCAATGGGAGCATTCCTTCATCTCTTTTTACACTCACACGGCTGCAAAGGATTCTGCTTTCCTACAATCAGTTTGGTCAACTAGATGAAGTCACAAATGTGTCTTCTTCTAAATTAAACACCCTCGATTTAAGTAGCAATCGTCTTTCAGGGTCATTTCCAACATTTATATTACAGCTTGAAGCACTCTCTATCCTCCAACTTTCTTCAAACAAGTTCAATGGATCAATGCATCTAGATAACATTTTGGTTCTCAGAAATTTAACTACACTAGACCTTTCATACAACAACTTATCAGTCAAAGTGAATGTTACAAATGTTGGCTCATCTTCCTTTCCCAGCATTAGCAATCTAAAATTGGCATCCTGCAACTTGAAAACTTTCCCTGGTTTCTTGAGAAATCAGTCCAGATTAACCACTCTAGATCTCTCAGATAACCATATCCAAGGGACAGTGCCCAACTGGATTTGGAAACTACAGATTCTTGAAAGCCTTAATATTTCTCATAATTTGTTGACTCATTTGGAAGGACCTTTCCAGAATCTTTCTTCCCATTTGTTGTACCTTGACCTTCATCAGAATAAACTTCAGGGGCCAATACCTGTTTTTCCTAGAAATATGTTGTATTTGGATCTTTCAAGCAACAAGTTTAGCTCTATTATCCCACCTGACTTTGGTAATTACATGTCTTtcacattttttctctctctctcaaacaATACTTTGAGTGGCAGCATCCCTGATTCCCTCTGCAATGCCTTATATCTTGAAGTGCTTGATCTTTCCAATAATAACTTTTCTGGAACAATTCCCTCATGTTTAATGACAGTGAGTGAGAACCTTGGGGTGTTAAATCTGAGAAAGAACAATCTCACAGGTCTTATCCCAGATAAGTTTTCAGCTTCCTGTGCTCTAAGGACTCTGGATCTCCATCACAATAAATTAGATGGAAAGATTCCAAAATCTCTTTCTAATTGCACAACATTAGAAGTGTTAGACTTTGGGAAAAACGAGATTAAGGATGTCTTTCCATGCTTGTTGAAGAACATAACCACACTCCGGGTCTTAGTCTTGCGACAAAATAAGTTTTATGGTCAAATTGGATGTCCAAAGACCAACGGCACTTGGCACAGGCTTCAAATAGTGGATCTAGCCATTAACAATTTCAATGGCAAGCTACCTGCAAACTGCTTCACAAGGTGGGAAGCAATGATGTCTGATGAAAACCTAGCTGAATCCAAGGCACATCACATCCAATATCAGTTTCTTCAATTTGGTAGTCAAATATATTATCAGGATTCAGTGACAGTTACTATCAAAGGTAATCGGATGGATCTGGTTAAGATTCTAACTGTCTTCACTTCAATTGACTTCTCATCCAACCATTTTGAAGGGGAAATACCAAAAGAGCTATTTGACTTTAAGGCACTCTATATACTTAACTTGTCAAATAATGCTTTTTCTGGACAAATTCCACCATCGATAGGAAATCTGATGGAGCTTGAGTCCTTAGACCTATCAAACAACTCACTAGAAGGAAACATTCCCACAGAACTTGCAACTGTATCCTTTTTATCATTCCTGAACCTCTCTTTAAATCATCTGTTTGGGAAAATCCCCACTGGTACCCAAATTCAATCATTTCAAGAAACTTCTTTCATTGGTAACAAAGGATTGTGTGGCCCTCCGTTGACTGCAAACTGCACTTCCAACACCAGTCCTGCAACTACAGAGTCAGTCGTGGAATATGATTGGCAGTACATAGTCACTGGAGTTGGTTTTGGGGTTGGATCTGGAGTAGCTGTTGCTACGTTGATGATCTGGGAGAGAGGAAGGAAATGGAGCAATGATACCATTGACAAATGTCTTATGCAAGTTTTTCCTTTGTTCGGGTTAGCTTATACCCCCATTGAGGATGATGATGCAGAAGCGAACAACGATGACtctagtgaagaagaagaagaagaagaagattatTTGGATTATCCAAGCTTCAGAGGAAGGTATTGTGTTTTCTGTTCCAAACTTGACATCAGTATGAAGAAGGTCATTCATGACCCCACTTGCACATGTTACCCCTCATCATCAGCTTCAAAttcttctcattcatcaaaatcATTTTCCCCTTAG